From Oryza brachyantha chromosome 9, ObraRS2, whole genome shotgun sequence, a single genomic window includes:
- the LOC102718948 gene encoding receptor-like protein kinase At3g21340 isoform X3, producing MQAMALLVFFAAFALSTATHAVGQTGFLSIDCGLERNYSGYKDNDNGLSYVSDGPYVDAGENHRVAAGQETDRVRTDLTVRSFPPGLLRNCYSLPTIAGTKYLVRVVSFYGNYDGTNSSSTLQFDLHLGANYWDTVRADGDQVYEAVFVAWASWAPVCLVNTGQGTPFVSSVELRPLGSDFYPPVMANQSMRMSARRSMGPTTSRVTSFPADQYDRYWWAMPSEATWANLSTTLAITEDSFQVSSAILQKAVTVAGNGTTLSVIWGGDQRMLRQFMAFLHFADFQDSQLREFDVYFNSDSPTRFTPLYLSGNVLYNTDWYNAANGVVNITLAATARSALPPMLNAFEIYTPIVHDTPVTFSKDFDAIMAIKHEYGVKKNWMGDPCFPNQYAWEGVKCRNTSDNVQRIISIDMSNSNLNGVVSSNFALLTALESLNLSGNQLNGPIPDSLCKNNGGQFILSYGSGGDICNKTINPSGSKNRNAIIATSVVAPVLAVAVLGLLYLIWRVKRKPNFSAYVPPQVSDLKNSSASTENHLLDTENRRFTYEELQEVTNNFQRLIGRGGFGNVYYGRLENTSEVAVKIRSEYSKQGLHQFLAEVMNLTKVHHRNLVSLVGYCWEKDHLALVYEYMSGGNLCDHLRGKTGVGDTLNWATRLRIVLEAAQGLDYLHKGCNLPIIHRDVKTNNILLSQNLKAKLADFGLSKTYMSDTQTHISTENAAGTPGYMDPEYQLTGKLTESSDVYSFGIVLLEVATALCGRWLIPQ from the exons ATGCAAGCAATGGCATTATTGGTTTTCTTCGCGGCATTCGCGTTATCGACCGCGACTCATGCCGTCGGCCAGACAG GATTCCTGAGCATCGACTGCGGTTTAGAGCGCAACTACAGCGGCTACAAGGACAACGATAATGGCCTCTCCTACGTCTCCGACGGCCCGTACGTCGACGCCGGGGAGAACCACAGGGTGGCCGCCGGGCAGGAGACCGATCGCGTACGCACTGACCTCACCGTGAGGAGCTTCCCACCCGGCCTTCTACGGAACTGCTACTCGCTGCCCACCATCGCCGGGACCAAATACCTGGTCCGGGTGGTGTCCTTCTACGGCAACTACGACGGCACGAACAGCTCGTCGACGCTGCAGTTCGACCTGCACCTCGGGGCCAACTACTGGGACACCGTGAGGGCCGACGGCGACCAGGTGTACGAGGCGGTGTTCGTGGCGTGGGCGAGCTGGGCGCCGGTGTGCCTCGTCAACACCGGCCAGGGCACGCCCTTCGTGTCCTCGGTGGAGCTCAGGCCGCTCGGGAGCGACTTCTATCCACCGGTCATGGCCAACCAGTCCATGCGCATGTCTGCTCGGCGTAGCATGGGGCCAACAACCAGTCGAGTTACaag TTTTCCAGCCGATCAATATGATCGGTACTGGTGGGCAATGCCCAGTGAAGCAACGTGGGCGAACCTTTCCACCACGTTGGCCATCACGGAGGACAGCTTCCAGGTTTCCTCGGCGATTCTTCAGAAGGCCGTCACTGTGGCCGGCAATGGCACCACTCTCAGCGTCATCTGGGGCGGAGACCAACGAATGCTCCGTCAGTTCATGGCGTTCCTCCACTTCGCCGATTTCCAGGACAGCCAGCTCCGGGAATTCGACGTCTACTTCAACAGCGACAGTCCGACCCGATTCACCCCACTGTACCTGTCTGGTAATGTACTCTACAACACCGATTGGTACAATGCCGCCAATGGAGTTGTGAACATCACACTTGCGGCCACCGCCAGATCTGCGCTGCCCCCGATGCTCAATGCATTTGAGATCTACACTCCCATCGTCCATGACACTCCCGTTACTTTCTCCAAAGACT TTGATGCCATCATGGCTATCAAACACGAGTACGGGGTAAAGAAGAACTGGATGGGTGATCCATGTTTCCCAAACCAATATGCATGGGAAGGTGTAAAATGCAGGAATACAAGTGACAATGTTCAAAGGATAATATCTAT CGATATGTCCAACAGTAACTTGAATGGGGTGGTATCTAGCAACTTCGCTTTGCTCACAGCACTCGAGTCTCT AAATTTATCAGGAAACCAACTTAATGGGCCTATTCCAGATTCGCTCTGTAAAAATAATGGAGGGCAGTTCATATTGAG ttaCGGATCTGGTGGAGATATATGCAACAAAACAATAAATCCATCCGGGTCAAAAAACAGAAATGCTATAATAGCTACTTCAGTAGTGGCTCCTGTGCTGGCAGTGGCTGTACTTGGTCTCTTATATCTGATCTGGAGAGTGAAAAGAAAGCCCAACT TTTCTGCATATGTTCCTCCTCAAGTATCAGATCTCAAGAATTCTTCAGCAAGTACAGAAAATCATCTCCTTGATACTGAGAATCGCCGGTTCACATACGAGGAGCTGCAGGAGGTTACTAATAACTTCCAACGGCTCATTGGGCGTGGAGGATTTGGGAATGTGTACTACGGTCGGTTAGAAAACACTAGCGAGGTTGCAGTCAAGATACGCTCTGAATACTCCAAGCAAGGGCTTCATCAGTTTTTAgcagag GTTATGAATTTGACAAAGGTGCATCACAGAAATCTAGTTTCTTTGGTTGGTTATTGCTGGGAAAAAGATCATTTAGCACTGGTTTATGAGTACATGTCTGGAGGCAATCTTTGTGATCATCTAAGAG GTAAAACTGGTGTTGGCGATACCTTGAATTGGGCAACGCGTTTAAGAATTGTGCTTGAAGCTGCACAAG GTTTGGATTATCTACACAAGGGTTGCAACCTTCCAATAATTCATAGAGATGTTAAGACCAATAATATCCTCTTGAGTCaaaatctaaaagctaaactTGCTGATTTTGGACTTTCTAAAACTTATATGAGTGACACGCAAACTCATATATCAACGGAAAATGCAGCTGGAACACCGGGTTATATGGACCCTGA GTACCAATTGACCGGCAAGCTGACAGAGAGCAGTGATGTTTATAGCTTCGGTATTGTTCTTTTGGAGGTAGccaccg CTCTATGTGGAAGGTGGTTGATACCGCAATGA
- the LOC102703422 gene encoding syntaxin-71-like isoform X1: protein MSMIDVLIRLDAICSKYDKYDADKHRADAAGGDPFSRLYAAVDAEIDVAMEKSERAATERNRAAAVALNADVRRTKARLMEEAVKLRKLAAKKVKGLSPEEAELRRDLVSALPHRIQSIPDGGGGGGGGAAVGQNGGGNVRPGIKFDSSAEDLDEGYFQTSEESEEFRREYEMRRTKQDEGLEFISEGLDTLKNLAEDMNEELDRQVPLMDEIDNKVDKANVDLRKTNVRLKETVNQFRSTRNFIIDIILICVILGIAGYLYEKTELYASKFIYT, encoded by the exons ATGAGCATGATCGACGTGCTCATCCGGTTGGACGCCATCTGCAGCAAGTACGACAAGTACGACGCCGACAAGCACCGGGctgacgccgccggcggcgacccctTCTCCCGCCTctacgccgccgtcgacgccgagaTCGATGTCGCCATGGAG AAATCCGAGAGGGCCGCGACGGAGAGGaaccgggcggcggcggtggccctCAACGCCGACGTGCGGCGCACCAAGGCGAGGCTCATGGAGGAGGCCGTCAAGCTCCGGAAGCTAGCCGCCAAGAAG GTGAAAGGGCTctcgccggaggaggcggagctgcGGCGTGATCTGGTCTCGGCATTGCCCCATAGGATCCAATCAATCCctgacggcggcgggggcggtggcggcggcgctgccgtgGGTCAGAACGGCGGCGGGAACGTCCGGCCGGGGATCAAATTCGATTCTTCAg CTGAGGATTTGGACGAGGGGTACTTCCAAACCAGTGAAGAATCAGAGGAATTCAGAAGAGAGTACGAAATGCGACGAACAAAACAG GATGAAGGGCTGGAGTTCATCTCTGAAGGTTTGGACACACTGAAAAACCTGGCAGAGGACATGAACGAG GAGCTGGATAGGCAGGTCCCTCTGATGGATGAGATTGACAACAAG GTTGATAAAGCCAATGTAGACCTCAGAAAAACTAATGTGAGGCTAAAAGAAACAGTCAACCAG TTTCGATCGACCAGGAACTTCataattgatattattttgatttgtgtCATTCTTGGCATTGCTGGATACCTCTATGA GAAGACAGAATTATATGCTTCAAAATTCATCTATACATGA
- the LOC102718948 gene encoding probable LRR receptor-like serine/threonine-protein kinase At1g51820 isoform X1 produces the protein MQAMALLVFFAAFALSTATHAVGQTGFLSIDCGLERNYSGYKDNDNGLSYVSDGPYVDAGENHRVAAGQETDRVRTDLTVRSFPPGLLRNCYSLPTIAGTKYLVRVVSFYGNYDGTNSSSTLQFDLHLGANYWDTVRADGDQVYEAVFVAWASWAPVCLVNTGQGTPFVSSVELRPLGSDFYPPVMANQSMRMSARRSMGPTTSRVTSFPADQYDRYWWAMPSEATWANLSTTLAITEDSFQVSSAILQKAVTVAGNGTTLSVIWGGDQRMLRQFMAFLHFADFQDSQLREFDVYFNSDSPTRFTPLYLSGNVLYNTDWYNAANGVVNITLAATARSALPPMLNAFEIYTPIVHDTPVTFSKDFDAIMAIKHEYGVKKNWMGDPCFPNQYAWEGVKCRNTSDNVQRIISIDMSNSNLNGVVSSNFALLTALESLNLSGNQLNGPIPDSLCKNNGGQFILSYGSGGDICNKTINPSGSKNRNAIIATSVVAPVLAVAVLGLLYLIWRVKRKPNFSAYVPPQVSDLKNSSASTENHLLDTENRRFTYEELQEVTNNFQRLIGRGGFGNVYYGRLENTSEVAVKIRSEYSKQGLHQFLAEVMNLTKVHHRNLVSLVGYCWEKDHLALVYEYMSGGNLCDHLRGKTGVGDTLNWATRLRIVLEAAQGLDYLHKGCNLPIIHRDVKTNNILLSQNLKAKLADFGLSKTYMSDTQTHISTENAAGTPGYMDPEYQLTGKLTESSDVYSFGIVLLEVATGEPPVLSDDDHTHITQHVKNNITSGNISLIADERLKDSYDVSSMWKVVDTAMMCTTYDASRRPTMSTVVIQLKECLALEEAHVDKDVSASSTHDDLHHIPSKVGPLAR, from the exons ATGCAAGCAATGGCATTATTGGTTTTCTTCGCGGCATTCGCGTTATCGACCGCGACTCATGCCGTCGGCCAGACAG GATTCCTGAGCATCGACTGCGGTTTAGAGCGCAACTACAGCGGCTACAAGGACAACGATAATGGCCTCTCCTACGTCTCCGACGGCCCGTACGTCGACGCCGGGGAGAACCACAGGGTGGCCGCCGGGCAGGAGACCGATCGCGTACGCACTGACCTCACCGTGAGGAGCTTCCCACCCGGCCTTCTACGGAACTGCTACTCGCTGCCCACCATCGCCGGGACCAAATACCTGGTCCGGGTGGTGTCCTTCTACGGCAACTACGACGGCACGAACAGCTCGTCGACGCTGCAGTTCGACCTGCACCTCGGGGCCAACTACTGGGACACCGTGAGGGCCGACGGCGACCAGGTGTACGAGGCGGTGTTCGTGGCGTGGGCGAGCTGGGCGCCGGTGTGCCTCGTCAACACCGGCCAGGGCACGCCCTTCGTGTCCTCGGTGGAGCTCAGGCCGCTCGGGAGCGACTTCTATCCACCGGTCATGGCCAACCAGTCCATGCGCATGTCTGCTCGGCGTAGCATGGGGCCAACAACCAGTCGAGTTACaag TTTTCCAGCCGATCAATATGATCGGTACTGGTGGGCAATGCCCAGTGAAGCAACGTGGGCGAACCTTTCCACCACGTTGGCCATCACGGAGGACAGCTTCCAGGTTTCCTCGGCGATTCTTCAGAAGGCCGTCACTGTGGCCGGCAATGGCACCACTCTCAGCGTCATCTGGGGCGGAGACCAACGAATGCTCCGTCAGTTCATGGCGTTCCTCCACTTCGCCGATTTCCAGGACAGCCAGCTCCGGGAATTCGACGTCTACTTCAACAGCGACAGTCCGACCCGATTCACCCCACTGTACCTGTCTGGTAATGTACTCTACAACACCGATTGGTACAATGCCGCCAATGGAGTTGTGAACATCACACTTGCGGCCACCGCCAGATCTGCGCTGCCCCCGATGCTCAATGCATTTGAGATCTACACTCCCATCGTCCATGACACTCCCGTTACTTTCTCCAAAGACT TTGATGCCATCATGGCTATCAAACACGAGTACGGGGTAAAGAAGAACTGGATGGGTGATCCATGTTTCCCAAACCAATATGCATGGGAAGGTGTAAAATGCAGGAATACAAGTGACAATGTTCAAAGGATAATATCTAT CGATATGTCCAACAGTAACTTGAATGGGGTGGTATCTAGCAACTTCGCTTTGCTCACAGCACTCGAGTCTCT AAATTTATCAGGAAACCAACTTAATGGGCCTATTCCAGATTCGCTCTGTAAAAATAATGGAGGGCAGTTCATATTGAG ttaCGGATCTGGTGGAGATATATGCAACAAAACAATAAATCCATCCGGGTCAAAAAACAGAAATGCTATAATAGCTACTTCAGTAGTGGCTCCTGTGCTGGCAGTGGCTGTACTTGGTCTCTTATATCTGATCTGGAGAGTGAAAAGAAAGCCCAACT TTTCTGCATATGTTCCTCCTCAAGTATCAGATCTCAAGAATTCTTCAGCAAGTACAGAAAATCATCTCCTTGATACTGAGAATCGCCGGTTCACATACGAGGAGCTGCAGGAGGTTACTAATAACTTCCAACGGCTCATTGGGCGTGGAGGATTTGGGAATGTGTACTACGGTCGGTTAGAAAACACTAGCGAGGTTGCAGTCAAGATACGCTCTGAATACTCCAAGCAAGGGCTTCATCAGTTTTTAgcagag GTTATGAATTTGACAAAGGTGCATCACAGAAATCTAGTTTCTTTGGTTGGTTATTGCTGGGAAAAAGATCATTTAGCACTGGTTTATGAGTACATGTCTGGAGGCAATCTTTGTGATCATCTAAGAG GTAAAACTGGTGTTGGCGATACCTTGAATTGGGCAACGCGTTTAAGAATTGTGCTTGAAGCTGCACAAG GTTTGGATTATCTACACAAGGGTTGCAACCTTCCAATAATTCATAGAGATGTTAAGACCAATAATATCCTCTTGAGTCaaaatctaaaagctaaactTGCTGATTTTGGACTTTCTAAAACTTATATGAGTGACACGCAAACTCATATATCAACGGAAAATGCAGCTGGAACACCGGGTTATATGGACCCTGA GTACCAATTGACCGGCAAGCTGACAGAGAGCAGTGATGTTTATAGCTTCGGTATTGTTCTTTTGGAGGTAGccaccggtgagcctccggTACTATCTGATGATGACCACACTCACATCACACAACACGTCAAAAACAATATTACCTCTGGCAACATCAGCTTAATTGCTGACGAGCGGCTAAAAGATTCCTATGATGTTAGCTCTATGTGGAAGGTGGTTGATACCGCAATGATGTGCACAACATATGATGCTTCCCGAAGGCCAACAATGTCCACCGTGGTTATACAACTGAAGGAGTGTTTGGCATTAGAAGAAGCTCATGTGGACAAGGACGTCAGTGCAAGCTCAACACATGATGATCTGCATCATATTCCATCCAAAGTTGGCCCACTCGCAAGATAA
- the LOC102703422 gene encoding syntaxin-71-like isoform X2: MSMIDVLIRLDAICSKYDKYDADKHRADAAGGDPFSRLYAAVDAEIDVAMEKSERAATERNRAAAVALNADVRRTKARLMEEAVKLRKLAAKKVKGLSPEEAELRRDLVSALPHRIQSIPDGGGGGGGGAAVGQNGGGNVRPGIKFDSSAEDLDEGYFQTSEESEEFRREYEMRRTKQDEGLEFISEGLDTLKNLAEDMNEELDRQVPLMDEIDNKVDKANVDLRKTNVRLKETVNQFRSTRNFIIDIILICVILGIAGYLYDILNQ, encoded by the exons ATGAGCATGATCGACGTGCTCATCCGGTTGGACGCCATCTGCAGCAAGTACGACAAGTACGACGCCGACAAGCACCGGGctgacgccgccggcggcgacccctTCTCCCGCCTctacgccgccgtcgacgccgagaTCGATGTCGCCATGGAG AAATCCGAGAGGGCCGCGACGGAGAGGaaccgggcggcggcggtggccctCAACGCCGACGTGCGGCGCACCAAGGCGAGGCTCATGGAGGAGGCCGTCAAGCTCCGGAAGCTAGCCGCCAAGAAG GTGAAAGGGCTctcgccggaggaggcggagctgcGGCGTGATCTGGTCTCGGCATTGCCCCATAGGATCCAATCAATCCctgacggcggcgggggcggtggcggcggcgctgccgtgGGTCAGAACGGCGGCGGGAACGTCCGGCCGGGGATCAAATTCGATTCTTCAg CTGAGGATTTGGACGAGGGGTACTTCCAAACCAGTGAAGAATCAGAGGAATTCAGAAGAGAGTACGAAATGCGACGAACAAAACAG GATGAAGGGCTGGAGTTCATCTCTGAAGGTTTGGACACACTGAAAAACCTGGCAGAGGACATGAACGAG GAGCTGGATAGGCAGGTCCCTCTGATGGATGAGATTGACAACAAG GTTGATAAAGCCAATGTAGACCTCAGAAAAACTAATGTGAGGCTAAAAGAAACAGTCAACCAG TTTCGATCGACCAGGAACTTCataattgatattattttgatttgtgtCATTCTTGGCATTGCTGGATACCTCTATGA CATACTCAATCAATGA
- the LOC102718948 gene encoding probable LRR receptor-like serine/threonine-protein kinase At1g51820 isoform X2 yields the protein MQAMALLVFFAAFALSTATHAVGQTGFLSIDCGLERNYSGYKDNDNGLSYVSDGPYVDAGENHRVAAGQETDRVRTDLTVRSFPPGLLRNCYSLPTIAGTKYLVRVVSFYGNYDGTNSSSTLQFDLHLGANYWDTVRADGDQVYEAVFVAWASWAPVCLVNTGQGTPFVSSVELRPLGSDFYPPVMANQSMRMSARRSMGPTTSRVTSFPADQYDRYWWAMPSEATWANLSTTLAITEDSFQVSSAILQKAVTVAGNGTTLSVIWGGDQRMLRQFMAFLHFADFQDSQLREFDVYFNSDSPTRFTPLYLSGNVLYNTDWYNAANGVVNITLAATARSALPPMLNAFEIYTPIVHDTPVTFSKDFDAIMAIKHEYGVKKNWMGDPCFPNQYAWEGVKCRNTSDNVQRIISIDMSNSNLNGVVSSNFALLTALESLNLSGNQLNGPIPDSLCKNNGGQFILSYGSGGDICNKTINPSGSKNRNAIIATSVVAPVLAVAVLGLLYLIWRVKRKPNYLKNSSASTENHLLDTENRRFTYEELQEVTNNFQRLIGRGGFGNVYYGRLENTSEVAVKIRSEYSKQGLHQFLAEVMNLTKVHHRNLVSLVGYCWEKDHLALVYEYMSGGNLCDHLRGKTGVGDTLNWATRLRIVLEAAQGLDYLHKGCNLPIIHRDVKTNNILLSQNLKAKLADFGLSKTYMSDTQTHISTENAAGTPGYMDPEYQLTGKLTESSDVYSFGIVLLEVATGEPPVLSDDDHTHITQHVKNNITSGNISLIADERLKDSYDVSSMWKVVDTAMMCTTYDASRRPTMSTVVIQLKECLALEEAHVDKDVSASSTHDDLHHIPSKVGPLAR from the exons ATGCAAGCAATGGCATTATTGGTTTTCTTCGCGGCATTCGCGTTATCGACCGCGACTCATGCCGTCGGCCAGACAG GATTCCTGAGCATCGACTGCGGTTTAGAGCGCAACTACAGCGGCTACAAGGACAACGATAATGGCCTCTCCTACGTCTCCGACGGCCCGTACGTCGACGCCGGGGAGAACCACAGGGTGGCCGCCGGGCAGGAGACCGATCGCGTACGCACTGACCTCACCGTGAGGAGCTTCCCACCCGGCCTTCTACGGAACTGCTACTCGCTGCCCACCATCGCCGGGACCAAATACCTGGTCCGGGTGGTGTCCTTCTACGGCAACTACGACGGCACGAACAGCTCGTCGACGCTGCAGTTCGACCTGCACCTCGGGGCCAACTACTGGGACACCGTGAGGGCCGACGGCGACCAGGTGTACGAGGCGGTGTTCGTGGCGTGGGCGAGCTGGGCGCCGGTGTGCCTCGTCAACACCGGCCAGGGCACGCCCTTCGTGTCCTCGGTGGAGCTCAGGCCGCTCGGGAGCGACTTCTATCCACCGGTCATGGCCAACCAGTCCATGCGCATGTCTGCTCGGCGTAGCATGGGGCCAACAACCAGTCGAGTTACaag TTTTCCAGCCGATCAATATGATCGGTACTGGTGGGCAATGCCCAGTGAAGCAACGTGGGCGAACCTTTCCACCACGTTGGCCATCACGGAGGACAGCTTCCAGGTTTCCTCGGCGATTCTTCAGAAGGCCGTCACTGTGGCCGGCAATGGCACCACTCTCAGCGTCATCTGGGGCGGAGACCAACGAATGCTCCGTCAGTTCATGGCGTTCCTCCACTTCGCCGATTTCCAGGACAGCCAGCTCCGGGAATTCGACGTCTACTTCAACAGCGACAGTCCGACCCGATTCACCCCACTGTACCTGTCTGGTAATGTACTCTACAACACCGATTGGTACAATGCCGCCAATGGAGTTGTGAACATCACACTTGCGGCCACCGCCAGATCTGCGCTGCCCCCGATGCTCAATGCATTTGAGATCTACACTCCCATCGTCCATGACACTCCCGTTACTTTCTCCAAAGACT TTGATGCCATCATGGCTATCAAACACGAGTACGGGGTAAAGAAGAACTGGATGGGTGATCCATGTTTCCCAAACCAATATGCATGGGAAGGTGTAAAATGCAGGAATACAAGTGACAATGTTCAAAGGATAATATCTAT CGATATGTCCAACAGTAACTTGAATGGGGTGGTATCTAGCAACTTCGCTTTGCTCACAGCACTCGAGTCTCT AAATTTATCAGGAAACCAACTTAATGGGCCTATTCCAGATTCGCTCTGTAAAAATAATGGAGGGCAGTTCATATTGAG ttaCGGATCTGGTGGAGATATATGCAACAAAACAATAAATCCATCCGGGTCAAAAAACAGAAATGCTATAATAGCTACTTCAGTAGTGGCTCCTGTGCTGGCAGTGGCTGTACTTGGTCTCTTATATCTGATCTGGAGAGTGAAAAGAAAGCCCAACT ATCTCAAGAATTCTTCAGCAAGTACAGAAAATCATCTCCTTGATACTGAGAATCGCCGGTTCACATACGAGGAGCTGCAGGAGGTTACTAATAACTTCCAACGGCTCATTGGGCGTGGAGGATTTGGGAATGTGTACTACGGTCGGTTAGAAAACACTAGCGAGGTTGCAGTCAAGATACGCTCTGAATACTCCAAGCAAGGGCTTCATCAGTTTTTAgcagag GTTATGAATTTGACAAAGGTGCATCACAGAAATCTAGTTTCTTTGGTTGGTTATTGCTGGGAAAAAGATCATTTAGCACTGGTTTATGAGTACATGTCTGGAGGCAATCTTTGTGATCATCTAAGAG GTAAAACTGGTGTTGGCGATACCTTGAATTGGGCAACGCGTTTAAGAATTGTGCTTGAAGCTGCACAAG GTTTGGATTATCTACACAAGGGTTGCAACCTTCCAATAATTCATAGAGATGTTAAGACCAATAATATCCTCTTGAGTCaaaatctaaaagctaaactTGCTGATTTTGGACTTTCTAAAACTTATATGAGTGACACGCAAACTCATATATCAACGGAAAATGCAGCTGGAACACCGGGTTATATGGACCCTGA GTACCAATTGACCGGCAAGCTGACAGAGAGCAGTGATGTTTATAGCTTCGGTATTGTTCTTTTGGAGGTAGccaccggtgagcctccggTACTATCTGATGATGACCACACTCACATCACACAACACGTCAAAAACAATATTACCTCTGGCAACATCAGCTTAATTGCTGACGAGCGGCTAAAAGATTCCTATGATGTTAGCTCTATGTGGAAGGTGGTTGATACCGCAATGATGTGCACAACATATGATGCTTCCCGAAGGCCAACAATGTCCACCGTGGTTATACAACTGAAGGAGTGTTTGGCATTAGAAGAAGCTCATGTGGACAAGGACGTCAGTGCAAGCTCAACACATGATGATCTGCATCATATTCCATCCAAAGTTGGCCCACTCGCAAGATAA